One stretch of Malus domestica chromosome 14, GDT2T_hap1 DNA includes these proteins:
- the LOC103404356 gene encoding uncharacterized protein, with amino-acid sequence MAKLLLSLAALFFLFAFSRAHTSSDLPANEIKARDPADVKLPESNPKRKTPTTTTILLPSEKPDTESATGATILPKEESTIETVPLTVFSFRPVNRHFPRRPFPLSFRHGRPCGHGRRPWTPRFHGGEREHREGESVSYGNDMIMASGDNMGFDPAFRGGERQIPARWVNFRHGGPRFPFRHEEEMELERPHHHHRHHHDHDQDRREGFEGMEKPFREHKHEHEGGLMRKFRKFLSHF; translated from the coding sequence ATGGCCAAGCTCCTCCTCAGCCTCGCcgctctcttcttcctcttcgccTTCTCCCGCGCTCACACCTCCTCCGATCTACCCGCCAACGAAATCAAAGCCCGCGATCCAGCCGACGTCAAGTTACCCGAATCCAATCCCAAGCGCAAaacccccaccaccaccaccatcctcTTGCCTAGCGAGAAACCCGACACCGAGTCCGCAACCGGCGCCACCATCTTACCAAAGGAAGAGTCGACCATCGAGACCGTCCCGTTGACCGTCTTCAGCTTCCGCCCCGTCAACCGCCATTTCCCCAGGCGCCCCTTCCCGTTGTCTTTCCGTCACGGCCGCCCATGCGGCCACGGCCGCCGCCCCTGGACCCCGCGCTTTCACGGAGGCGAGCGCGAACATCGCGAGGGCGAGTCTGTTTCGTACGGCAACGATATGATCATGGCGTCCGGGGACAACATGGGATTCGATCCGGCGTTTCGCGGTGGAGAGCGACAGATCCCCGCTAGGTGGGTCAATTTCCGCCACGGTGGGCCTAGGTTCCCGTTCAGGCATGAGGAAGAAATGGAATTGGAGAGGCCGCatcaccaccaccgccaccaccatGACCACGACCAAGACCGCCGCGAAGGATTCGAAGGAATGGAGAAGCCGTTTAGAGAGCACAAGCATGAGCATGAGGGCGGTTTGATGAGGAAGTTCCGCAAGTTCTTGAGCCACTTTTGA